CTCCCAGGAAACCAGCCGGAGGGCTTGCTGCAATTAAGCAGCTAACGCTAATTGTTCATTAGCATTTATGTTTTTGTCAGGTGTTTTACGAGGCCTCCCGACAACCTCGGCATGCGCTTCTTAGACTGAACGATTCGAGTCGAAGCCTTTCACCCCCTATAAACTCGTCTTTCCTCTGAACTGGCGCGCTACATCACGCCTCACTTCACGCAGTTTAATAGCTTCGCGCTTGTCGTACAACCTCTTGCCTCTTGCAACGGCAAGTTCTATTTTTGCTATACCATGTTTAAAATAGGCCTTAAGAGGGATTAAAGTAGCGCCCTTTTGTAATGTCTGGCCGATCAGTTTCGTTATCTCATTTTTGTGGGCTAGAAGTTTTCTTTTTCTCTTTGGGTCTACATTTGTATAAGAGCCGTATTCATAAGGACTTATGTGCATATTGCATAAAAATAATTCGCCGTTATTTATTCTGGCAAAACTATCTTCCAAATTCGCATTGTGTTGGCGTAATGATTTTACTTCGGTACCTTTAAGCGCTATTCCCACCTCAAAGCTGTCAAGGATAGCAAAGTTATGCCTTGCCTTTTTGTTGGTAGCAACGATCTCTTCTTTTATGTTTTTCATGGGAATATATTATACCAAAATCATACCATTAATCAAGTATTATACCCTATTTTAATTGACAATATAAAATTCATAAAGTATACTTAAAATACTTGCGGAAGTGGCGGAACTGGCAAACGCGCTAGGTTCAGGACCTAGTGGGCGCAAGCTCTTGGGGGTTCAACTCCCCCCTTCCGCACCAGCTATTTTAATCATTATTATGAAAAAGATCACATTTATAATCGCATTTTTATTCATAGCAGTCGCTTTGTTCGCGCCCGTATCATTGGCCTATCACATAAAGGGTACGGACAAGGATATAGAGGCGCGCGATACCAGAATAAGCGGGAAGAATTACCTTCTTCTGGTGGATATATGCGAGGCCAACGGTATAGACTGGGAATGGGATAGTATCTCGCGCAGGATGATCCTGCGGAAAAACGGCCATGAAGCGGTGCTGCTTATAGGAAGCGAATATTATTGCGTAGATGCGGATATCAAAAAAGCGGGCGATCCGGTAGAGATTAAAGACGGCTCCATCTATGTCCCGTTGAAATTCGCCAAATATACGATTCCATATTTATTTAGCTTGAAAGAGAAGAAGGAGAAGGAGAGTAAAGTAACAGGCACCGCCATTATAGTCGCCCCGGATATACAGAAGCCGTCCGGAAAGAAATTTAAAGTCACAAAAATAGTCCTGGACCCCGGCCACGGGGGGAAGGACCCCGGTGCCATATCAAGAAGCGGCATAAGAGAGAAAGACATAGTCCTTGATGCGGCAAGAAGGCTCAAAAAGGCGCTTGAGAAAGAGGGTGTTGATGTTATTATGACGCGCTCATCCGATATATTTGTGCCTCTTGAGATGAGGGCGCGTATTGCCAATAGGGCAAACGCCGATTTTTTCATAAGTATTCACGCTAACGCTTCGCGCTCCAGATGGATAAAAGGGTTTGAAGTATATTACCTTTCGGAGGCGACCGACGACAACGCGCGCGCCATGGCTGTTTCAGAAAATTCCGCCCTGGATTACGAAGAGAGTTCATTGGACAGGCACTCTAAGAATGTAGATGCCATAGTTTGGGACCTGCAGCTTACCGAGCACAGAGAAGTATCCA
The genomic region above belongs to Candidatus Omnitrophota bacterium and contains:
- a CDS encoding N-acetylmuramoyl-L-alanine amidase; the protein is MKKITFIIAFLFIAVALFAPVSLAYHIKGTDKDIEARDTRISGKNYLLLVDICEANGIDWEWDSISRRMILRKNGHEAVLLIGSEYYCVDADIKKAGDPVEIKDGSIYVPLKFAKYTIPYLFSLKEKKEKESKVTGTAIIVAPDIQKPSGKKFKVTKIVLDPGHGGKDPGAISRSGIREKDIVLDAARRLKKALEKEGVDVIMTRSSDIFVPLEMRARIANRANADFFISIHANASRSRWIKGFEVYYLSEATDDNARAMAVSENSALDYEESSLDRHSKNVDAIVWDLQLTEHREVSIELAGFICQEVTRILRRSNSSIKSARFYVLKGAEMPSVLVELSYLSNRTEERKLKDSSYRQKLAEGIAAGIVRYKDEYERTNGFSQ
- the smpB gene encoding SsrA-binding protein SmpB → MKNIKEEIVATNKKARHNFAILDSFEVGIALKGTEVKSLRQHNANLEDSFARINNGELFLCNMHISPYEYGSYTNVDPKRKRKLLAHKNEITKLIGQTLQKGATLIPLKAYFKHGIAKIELAVARGKRLYDKREAIKLREVRRDVARQFRGKTSL